A region from the Hylaeus volcanicus isolate JK05 chromosome 6, UHH_iyHylVolc1.0_haploid, whole genome shotgun sequence genome encodes:
- the LOC128878095 gene encoding odorant receptor 67a-like isoform X2, producing the protein MSLKVFQKNDDLNFIPGEIPYYSTLTKYLILVGQHPQQSNLSRKTILTILLISLISLLVPSFITITTSFRDKDMDAGLECVPILVTILVSVIKIVNLNANREQFRTIYELVVEEWRSLRQTDKIHVLDDISGQGSKVAQLYRSTLITFLVFFALLPMMPLFLDVILPLNETRLRQQVFRLEYLVNGDKYFYPIYFHSVWTSVTIVIIITTVDSFYMVLSHHACGLFAICGNEIKQATNSTAENIHNIVEKRAMYQQLKKCIMSHKRAIHFYELIDDMNRNSFLLQLGMNMIGISVTSVQTVMNLNRRAEAFRIGLFLVAQQFHLLFNSLPGQRLVDHSLQLAQNIYDSEWYRTPVRIQKLLIIMQMRSGIPCTLTAGGLYDMNIQNFGMIFKTCMSYFTMLMSLRE; encoded by the exons atgtcTTTGAAAG TGTTTCAGAAGAACGACGACTTGAATTTTATACCTGGGGAAATCCCGTATTACAGTACACTCACGAAGTACTTGATACTCGTAGGACAACATCCGCAACAATCAAATCTTAGCCGCAAGACTATTCTCACGATTCTTTTAATTAGTTTGATAAGCTTGTTGGTGCCATCT TTTATAACAATCACTACTTCGTTCCGTGATAAAGACATGGATGCGGGTCTAGAATGTGTACCGATACTAGTCACGATACTGGTATCTGTGATAAAGATAGTAAACCTTAACGCCAACAGAGAACAA TTTCGAACAATATACGAACTTGTGGTTGAGGAGTGGCGGTCATTGAGACAGACGGATAAAATTCATGTGTTAGATGACATTTCTGGGCAAGGAAGTAAGGTTGCTCAACTGTACAGAA GCACATTAATAACGTTCTTAGTATTTTTCGCCCTGCTACCGATGATGCCTTTATTCCTCGACGTCATTCTACCATTGAATGAGACTCGATTAAGACAGCAAGTGTTTAGACTTGAGTACTTGGTAAACGGTGACAAGTATTTCTATCCTATATATTTTCACTCGGTTTGGACTTCGGTTACAatcgttataattattacaactGTAGATTCCTTCTATATGGTCCTAAGTCACCATGCCTGTGGATTATTCGCGATATGCGG GAATGAGATCAAACAAGCTACAAACAGTACCgctgaaaatattcataacatCGTCGAGAAGAGGGCCATGTATCAACAGTTAAAGAAGTGCATAATGAGCCATAAGAGAGCAATCCA CTTTTACGAACTCATCGACGATATGAATCGAAACAGTTTTTTATTACAACTTGGGATGAACATGATCGGTATCAGCGTCACATCTGTTCAA ACTGTCATGAACTTGAATCGAAGAGCAGAAGCATTCAGAATTGGCCTTTTCCTCGTGGCGCAACAGTTTCACCTGCTCTTCAACAGTCTGCCTGGTCAAAGGCTCGTGGATCACAGTTTACAATTAGCACAGAATAT CTACGATTCTGAATGGTACCGGACACCGGTGAGAATACAAAAACTACTAATCATTATGCAAATGAGGTCTGGCATACCGTGTACGCTGACTGCGGGTGGCTTGTATGACATGAACATACAGAACTTTGGGATG attTTCAAAACGTGCATGTCGTATTTTACGATGCTGATGTCACTGAGGGAATAA
- the LOC128878095 gene encoding odorant receptor 67a-like isoform X1, with protein sequence MSLKVFQKNDDLNFIPGEIPYYSTLTKYLILVGQHPQQSNLSRKTILTILLISLISLLVPSFITITTSFRDKDMDAGLECVPILVTILVSVIKIVNLNANREQFRTIYELVVEEWRSLRQTDKIHVLDDISGQGSKVAQLYRSTLITFLVFFALLPMMPLFLDVILPLNETRLRQQVFRLEYLVNGDKYFYPIYFHSVWTSVTIVIIITTVDSFYMVLSHHACGLFAICGNEIKQATNSTAENIHNIVEKRAMYQQLKKCIMSHKRAIHFYELIDDMNRNSFLLQLGMNMIGISVTSVQTFIYQTVMNLNRRAEAFRIGLFLVAQQFHLLFNSLPGQRLVDHSLQLAQNIYDSEWYRTPVRIQKLLIIMQMRSGIPCTLTAGGLYDMNIQNFGMIFKTCMSYFTMLMSLRE encoded by the exons atgtcTTTGAAAG TGTTTCAGAAGAACGACGACTTGAATTTTATACCTGGGGAAATCCCGTATTACAGTACACTCACGAAGTACTTGATACTCGTAGGACAACATCCGCAACAATCAAATCTTAGCCGCAAGACTATTCTCACGATTCTTTTAATTAGTTTGATAAGCTTGTTGGTGCCATCT TTTATAACAATCACTACTTCGTTCCGTGATAAAGACATGGATGCGGGTCTAGAATGTGTACCGATACTAGTCACGATACTGGTATCTGTGATAAAGATAGTAAACCTTAACGCCAACAGAGAACAA TTTCGAACAATATACGAACTTGTGGTTGAGGAGTGGCGGTCATTGAGACAGACGGATAAAATTCATGTGTTAGATGACATTTCTGGGCAAGGAAGTAAGGTTGCTCAACTGTACAGAA GCACATTAATAACGTTCTTAGTATTTTTCGCCCTGCTACCGATGATGCCTTTATTCCTCGACGTCATTCTACCATTGAATGAGACTCGATTAAGACAGCAAGTGTTTAGACTTGAGTACTTGGTAAACGGTGACAAGTATTTCTATCCTATATATTTTCACTCGGTTTGGACTTCGGTTACAatcgttataattattacaactGTAGATTCCTTCTATATGGTCCTAAGTCACCATGCCTGTGGATTATTCGCGATATGCGG GAATGAGATCAAACAAGCTACAAACAGTACCgctgaaaatattcataacatCGTCGAGAAGAGGGCCATGTATCAACAGTTAAAGAAGTGCATAATGAGCCATAAGAGAGCAATCCA CTTTTACGAACTCATCGACGATATGAATCGAAACAGTTTTTTATTACAACTTGGGATGAACATGATCGGTATCAGCGTCACATCTGTTCAA ACTTTTATATATCAGACTGTCATGAACTTGAATCGAAGAGCAGAAGCATTCAGAATTGGCCTTTTCCTCGTGGCGCAACAGTTTCACCTGCTCTTCAACAGTCTGCCTGGTCAAAGGCTCGTGGATCACAGTTTACAATTAGCACAGAATAT CTACGATTCTGAATGGTACCGGACACCGGTGAGAATACAAAAACTACTAATCATTATGCAAATGAGGTCTGGCATACCGTGTACGCTGACTGCGGGTGGCTTGTATGACATGAACATACAGAACTTTGGGATG attTTCAAAACGTGCATGTCGTATTTTACGATGCTGATGTCACTGAGGGAATAA
- the LOC128878100 gene encoding uncharacterized protein LOC128878100 gives MHAMLAVVTVVIIILAVDSFYMLLSHHACGLFAICGFQIKRATKTNSEDIHSISDERAIYRQFRKCATSHKKAIHFYELLENMNRRSFLLQIGFIMIGISVTAVQTMMNIDNKSEALRIALFLGGQQFHLFFTCLPGQRLVDHSLQLGEDLFTSEWYQTPVRIQKLLIIMQMRSGIPCTLSAGGMYNLNIENYGIIFKTCMSYFTMLMSLRE, from the exons ATGCACGCGATGTTGGCCGTGGTTACAGtggttataattattttagccGTAGATTCCTTCTACATGCTTCTAAGTCACCATGCTTGTGGATTATTCGCGATATGCGG GTTCCAGATCAAACGAGCTACAAAAACTAACTCTGAAGACATTCACAGCATCTCCGATGAGAGGGCCATATATCGGCAGTTCAGGAAGTGCGCGACGAGCCACAAGAAAGCAATCCA CTTCTACGAACTCCTCGAAAATATGAATCGAAGAAGTTTCTTGTTACAAATTGGGTTCATCATGATCGGTATCAGCGTGACAGCTGTTCAA aCGATGATGAACATAGACAATAAATCCGAAGCACTCAGAATTGCCCTCTTCCTTGGGGGGCAACAGTTTCACTTGTTCTTCACCTGTCTGCCAGGGCAAAGGCTCGTGGATCACAGTTTGCAACTAGGAGAGGATCT GTTTACTTCTGAATGGTACCAGACACCGGTGAGAATACAAAAACTACTAATCATTATGCAAATGAGGTCTGGAATACCGTGTACTCTGTCTGCGGGCGGCATGTATAACTTGAACATAGAGAACTATGGAATT atTTTCAAAACGTGCATGTCGTATTTTACGATGCTGATGTCACTGAGGGAATAG